In Perca fluviatilis chromosome 18, GENO_Pfluv_1.0, whole genome shotgun sequence, one genomic interval encodes:
- the LOC120546679 gene encoding transcription factor IIIB 90 kDa subunit-like, whose protein sequence is MSSRVCRTCGGADIDVDQARGSAVCTGCGSVLEDNIIVSEVQFVEGSGGVSSAVGQFVSADGPVKAPLLGSGFHTSVGKESRAQTLQGGKRQIQHLGSQLQLNQHCLDTAFNFFKMVVSKHLTRGRKTEHVIAACLYLVCRTEGTPHMLLDLSDLLQVNVYILGKTFLLLARELCINAPAIDPCLYIPRFAHMLEFGVKTHEVSMTALRLVQRMKRDWMHTGRRPSGLCGAALLVAARMHKFRRTVKDVISVVKVCQTTLRKRLTEFEDTPTSQLTIDEFMKVDLEQECDPPSFTAAQHKVKMQQLEHELARKLDEVEGEISCYKDEIETELEKSRPKLRGIYAAYAKEIDPEGVEVASSPSEPEAAPEGEEDELRAAADHLTQNFLCQVIQEEEGRGQKMGEGEEAGLDMEGAGPQRQAVPLADILGNLASLQQTFQTFSETGEKPDDEQSESGELDLMGIDDHEIEKYILNEREVEVKTELWMKQNEEYLKEQKEKEERIQKEKEQGTYKEKPKKKKKKVPVAALTAGEAIERMLEKKKISSKINYDVLRDLNSRGTGSGGGSSPSRSNAEADPPTATAAGKRLNRRRRRNSDANRDFAANASIMGKRVRLLLSSTSKKKKTALQAENPVTVAAAEPDTAPSPPLAGALVEAEEEEEEEEVVVEEEECVSALQLVGDYGCEEEEVF, encoded by the exons gtccaGTTAAAGCTCCTCTTCTTGGTTCTGGGTTTCACACCAGCGTTGGGAAAGAGTCCCGGGCCCAGACGCTGCAGGGGG gtaagCGTCAGATCCAGCATCTGGGCTCCCAGCTGCAGCTGAATCAACATTGTCTCGACACGGCCTTCAACTTCTTCAAGATGGTCGTCAGCAAACACCTGACGCGCGGTCGCAAGACGGAGCACGTCATCGCCGCCTGCCTCTACCTGGTCTGTCGCACCGAGGGGACGCCTC ACATGTTGCTGGACCTGAGCGACCTGCTGCAG GTGAACGTTTACATCCTGGGAAAAACCTTCCTGCTGTTGGCTCGAGAGCTCTGCATCAACGCTCCCGCCATCG ACCCGTGCCTGTACATCCCGCGGTTCGCCCACATGTTGGAGTTCGGCGTGAAGACCCACGAGGTTTCCATGACGGCGCTGCGTCTGGTGCAGCGGATGAAGAGGGACTGGATGCACACGGGACGGAGGCCCTCAGGGCTCTGTGGAGCAG CTCTGCTGGTCGCCGCTCGGATGCACAAGTTTCGGCGGACGGTGAAAGACGTGATCAGCGTGGTGAAGGTCTGCCAGACCACCCTGAGGAAGAG ACTAACAGAGTTTGAGGACACGCCCACCAGTCAGCTGACCATCGATGAGTTCATGAAGGTGGATCTGGAGCAGGAGTGTGACCCCCCATCCTTCACCGCCGCGCAGCACAAAGTCAAGATGCAGCAG CTGGAACACGAACTGGCCAGGAAACTGGACGAAGTGGAGG GAGAGATCAGCTGCTACAAAGACGAGATCGAGACGGAGCTGGAGAAGAGCCGACCCAAGCTCAGAGGAATCTACGCCGCCTACGCCAAAGAAATCG ACCCCGAGGGCGTGGAGGTTGCGTCCTCGCCGTCTGAACCCGAGGCGGCGCCAGAGGGCGAAGAGGACGAGCTGCGAGCTGCCGCCGATCACCTGACGCAGAACTTCCTGTGTCAGGTGatccaggaggaggaggggcgggGCCAGAAGATGGGGGAGGG ggaggaggcagGGCTAGACATGGAGGGGGCGGGACCTCAGCGCCAGGCTGTCCCGCTGGCTGACATCCTGGGGAATCTGGCCAGTCTCCAACAGACCTTCCAGACCTTCAGCGAGACCGGAGAGAAACCAGACG ACGAGCAGTCGGAGAGCGGAGAGCTGGACCTGATGGGGATCGACGACCACGAGATAGAAAAG TACATCCTGAACGAGCGGGAGGTTGAGGTGAAGACAGAGCTATGGATGAAACAGAACGAGGAATACCTGAAGGAGCAGAAAG agaaagaagagaggatacagaaagagaaagaacaggggaCGTACAAAGAGAAG ccgaagaagaagaagaagaaagtgcCGGTGGCGGCGTTGACGGCCGGCGAGGCGATCGAGAGGATGttggagaagaagaagatcTCCAGTAAGATCAACTACGACGTCCTGCGGGACCTGAACAGCCGCGGGACAGGAAGTGGGGGGGGCAGCAGTCCCAGCAGATCAAACGCCGAGGCCGACCCCCCCACTGCCACCGCCGCCGGGAAACGCCTCAACCGGCGGCGCCGCAGGAACAGCGACGCTAACCGAGACTTtgcggctaacgctagcatcaTGGGGAAGAg GGTGCGCCTCCTCTTGTCCTCCACAtctaagaagaagaaaacagcgCTCCAG GCAGAAAACCCCGTCACCGTGGCAGCAGCTGAACCCGACACGGCCCCCTCCCCCCCGCTGGCCGGCGCCCTGGTGGAggcggaggaagaggaggaggaagaggaggtcgtggtggaggaggaggagtgcgTCAGCGCTCTGCAGCTCGTCGGAG ATTACGGctgtgaggaggaggaagtaTTCTAG